ATTCATAACGGCATGACGTTGATGGTGCGCCAGTTGGCGCCGACGCCGGAAGGCTTACCGCTGGAAATTTACGCCTTCACCAATACCACTGCCTGGGTGGAATATGAAAGCATACAGGCGGACATCTTCGACCATATCTTCGCCGTGATGCCGGAGTTCGATTTGCGCGTGCATCAGACGCCGACCGGTTATGATATGCAGGCGCTGGCTCGGCAGGTGGTTGCAACCCGTTAACTCACGCCCGCACAAAGTAAAACGGGGATGAAACCTTCATCCCCGTATGCTCGCCCGCTTGTTCAGCCTAGCGCCGCTGATATCTCTGCTTGATCGCATAACCCGCCAGCAGCAATACAATCCAGACAATGCCGACATAAAGCGACACGCGGGTATCGGGGAAATAACCAATCAAGCCGATGATAAAAAACAGGAAGATAATGGCGAACATCGACATCGCCACGCCGCCCCGTAACGGGAACGCCAGCGCTTTCACCTGCTCGCGGCTTAAGCCGCGGCGAAAAGCGATCTGCGAACATAGGATCATGATCCACACCCAAACGGTGGCAAAGGTTGCCAGCGAGGCGATAACCAGGAAGACCTTACCCGGCATAATATAGTTCAGATATACCGCAATCAGCAGAGCCAGCATCATCACCACGACAGTGACCCACGGTATGCCGCGTTTAGAAATCTGGGTAAAGACTTTTGGCGCATGGCCCTGTTCAGCCATACCGTGCAACATACGCCCGACGCCAAACACATCGCTGTTAATGGCCGAGAGCGAGGCGGTAATCACCACAAAGTTCAGGATGCCGGCAGCGGCGGTGATCCCCAGATGCTGGAATGTCAGAACAAACGGACTCCCATTGGTGCCAACCTGATTCCATGGGTAAATCGACATGATGACAAACAACGTGCCCACATAGAACACCAGAATACGCCAGGGAACGGAGTTGATGGCGCGCGGGATCGATTTTTTCGGATCCTGAGCTTCGCCGGCGGTAATACCGATAATTTCCACCCCGCCATAAGCAAACATCACCAATTGCAACGAGAGGATCATCCCCATCACGCCATTACTGAAGAATCCGCCGTTGGTCCACAGATTATGAATGCCGGTAGGTTCACCGCCGTTGCCGATGCCCCAGACAATAATGCCGATCCCGGCCACGATCATGATGATAATGGTGGCGACCTTAAAGAAAGACAGCCAGAATTCCAACTCGCCGAAGACTTTTACATTCATCAGGTTAATCGCCCCGATGATCAGTACGACGCTAAGCACCCACACCCAGTGAGGTACGGCCGGAAACCAGACTCCCATGTAAATACCAAACGCGGTTACATCGGCAATGGCGACAATCAGCATCTCAAAACAGTAGGTCCAGCCGGTAATATAACCGGCCAGCGGCCCGAGGTAATCTTGTGCATAGCGGGAAAAGGAGCTGGCCTGCGGGTTATTCACTGACATTTCGCCCAGCGCCCGCATGATAATATAAGCGACAATGCCGCCAAGCAGGTAAGCCAGCAGGACGCTAGGCCCCGCCATCTGGATGGCGCTGGCCGATCCATAAAACAGCCCGGTACCGATCGCCGAACCCAAGGCGATAAAACGGATATGCCGCGTACTTAACCCACGCTTGAGCTTAGTGGATTGTTGTTCCATAAATAAGCAACCCTGTTACAAAAGAAAAACCACAGACAATGCCTGTGGTATATAAATCAAATTCATCGCGCTATTGATGAACCACGACTTTATGACGGCCGCACAGCCGATCGTAGATAGCCGCCGCCAGTAAAACCAACAATGATGGCGGCAACCAGGCAAGATCCTGTTCGCTTAACGGCAGATGCAGACTCCACTCAGGCAACAGCGATCTAAAGTTCGATGATTTTATCCCATCAATAACGCCGAACAACAGGCTGATTAACATGACAGGAGCCACAATACGCGAACTGTTATTCCACCAGAGGCGCGTAAAACTCAGTAAAACCAGAACGATACAAGGCGGATAGATCGCCGTCAGTACCGGGATCGACAGTTGAATCAGATGGCTTAACCCAAGGTTTGACACCACCATGGAGAAACAGCCCAGCACAAACACCAGCGTGCGATATGAGAACGGCAGATACTGGGAGAAAAATTCCGCACACGCGCAGGTCAGGCCAACCGCCGTTACCATACAGGCAATAAAAATCAGCAATGCCAAAAAGCTGCTGCCCATGTTGCCAAAAGTATGTTGAACGTAAGCATGCAGAATTTCGGCGCCATTCAGAGCCTCCGGCGCCAACATGCCGCTGACGGAACCCAGTTGGAATAAACTCAGGTAGACCAGCATCAGGCCGACGCCGGCAATAAGACCGGCCCAGATGGTGTAACGCGTCAACAGCTTTGCGTTGTCAACGCCGCGCGAACGGGCTGCATTCACGATAACGATGCCGAACACCATCGCGCCCAACGTATCCATGGTGAGATAACCATTCACAAAACCGCTGGAGAACGGCACATGCTGATAGGATTCAATCGCCGGGATAGGCGAACCGGCGGGCAACAGCACCGCGGCGATACCCAGCACCGCCAAGGCGGCGATTTTCAGCGGCGCCAGAACGTGTCCTACGGTATCCAGCAAGCGCCCCGGATACAGCGAAATGCCGATGACAATCGCAAAGTAGATCAGGCT
This window of the Brenneria goodwinii genome carries:
- the proY gene encoding proline-specific permease ProY, whose amino-acid sequence is MEQQSTKLKRGLSTRHIRFIALGSAIGTGLFYGSASAIQMAGPSVLLAYLLGGIVAYIIMRALGEMSVNNPQASSFSRYAQDYLGPLAGYITGWTYCFEMLIVAIADVTAFGIYMGVWFPAVPHWVWVLSVVLIIGAINLMNVKVFGELEFWLSFFKVATIIIMIVAGIGIIVWGIGNGGEPTGIHNLWTNGGFFSNGVMGMILSLQLVMFAYGGVEIIGITAGEAQDPKKSIPRAINSVPWRILVFYVGTLFVIMSIYPWNQVGTNGSPFVLTFQHLGITAAAGILNFVVITASLSAINSDVFGVGRMLHGMAEQGHAPKVFTQISKRGIPWVTVVVMMLALLIAVYLNYIMPGKVFLVIASLATFATVWVWIMILCSQIAFRRGLSREQVKALAFPLRGGVAMSMFAIIFLFFIIGLIGYFPDTRVSLYVGIVWIVLLLAGYAIKQRYQRR
- the brnQ gene encoding branched-chain amino acid transport system II carrier protein is translated as MSHRLTSKDIMALGFMTFALFVGAGNIIFPPMVGLQAGEHVWMAAAGFLLTAVGLPVLTVIALARAGGGIDALSSPIGKKAGVVLATVCYLAVGPLFATPRTATVSFEVGLAPLVGNGASPLLIYSLIYFAIVIGISLYPGRLLDTVGHVLAPLKIAALAVLGIAAVLLPAGSPIPAIESYQHVPFSSGFVNGYLTMDTLGAMVFGIVIVNAARSRGVDNAKLLTRYTIWAGLIAGVGLMLVYLSLFQLGSVSGMLAPEALNGAEILHAYVQHTFGNMGSSFLALLIFIACMVTAVGLTCACAEFFSQYLPFSYRTLVFVLGCFSMVVSNLGLSHLIQLSIPVLTAIYPPCIVLVLLSFTRLWWNNSSRIVAPVMLISLLFGVIDGIKSSNFRSLLPEWSLHLPLSEQDLAWLPPSLLVLLAAAIYDRLCGRHKVVVHQ